One window of the Actinomyces procaprae genome contains the following:
- a CDS encoding TetR/AcrR family transcriptional regulator yields MSTNREQAEELIEAAGARLSARRAAVRRLIGVAPSERRAQTQALLLAAGRELIANKGIGGTSVGDICSRAGFTRGAFYSNFTDMDHFVQRLAEEQWASIIEFVDASVAGAVPSTPDGSAPETDAELAAGLAELASRLLGAMPISREVFLLQHEFAAYIARTRDDAGAAPLRESYAVFRRHLVGVLVEGLASIGRECLLSPEDTTELIMAAAVRSMRMALSDGLDDAGAHAEIPDLTAFLGRTLPTLLARLSTPVVHSGDA; encoded by the coding sequence ATGAGCACGAACAGGGAACAGGCGGAGGAGCTGATCGAGGCGGCCGGCGCACGCCTGTCCGCCCGCCGGGCCGCAGTGCGGCGGCTGATCGGCGTCGCCCCGTCCGAGCGCCGCGCCCAGACGCAGGCGCTGTTGCTGGCCGCGGGCCGGGAGCTGATTGCCAACAAGGGCATCGGCGGAACCTCCGTGGGCGACATCTGCTCCCGGGCCGGCTTCACCCGCGGCGCCTTCTACTCCAACTTCACCGACATGGACCACTTCGTGCAGCGCCTGGCCGAGGAGCAATGGGCCTCCATCATCGAGTTCGTGGACGCCTCGGTCGCCGGGGCGGTACCGAGCACTCCCGACGGATCCGCCCCGGAGACCGACGCCGAACTCGCCGCCGGGCTGGCGGAGCTCGCCTCCAGGCTGCTCGGGGCGATGCCGATCTCCCGGGAGGTCTTCCTCCTTCAGCACGAGTTCGCCGCCTATATCGCACGCACGCGGGACGACGCCGGAGCCGCACCCCTGCGCGAGAGCTACGCCGTCTTCAGACGGCACCTGGTCGGGGTACTCGTGGAGGGGCTGGCGTCGATCGGCCGCGAGTGCCTGCTCAGCCCCGAGGACACCACCGAGCTCATCATGGCCGCCGCGGTGCGCTCCATGCGCATGGCGCTGTCCGACGGGCTCGACGACGCCGGAGCACATGCGGAGATCCCGGACCTGACCGCCTTCCTGGGGCGGACTCTCCCCACGCTGCTGGCCCGCCTGTCGACGCCGGTCGTCCACTCCGGTGACGCCTAG
- a CDS encoding YhgE/Pip domain-containing protein: protein MKRLSGSRIANLVVVLAVSIVPLLYAGLLTLAYQNPTNRLGDIKAAVVNEDTAYTATLADGQTETFNLGADLTDALTHPDGNEKVGFTWEQMDAATAEADMNTQKVRAILYIPADFSQIASRVGSADPSDAVTQELRLVTDDGINYLAGTMAATVASELSNRLEQQGAERVLSTLLLSVSTIREGLVEASDGATALASGAATLESGTTEAADGADRLADGATTLTVGMSELASGAVTLTDGLTALASSTSTAASGSQQLADGVARLSAGAASAASGAGTLSAGADTLADGTSTLATGAATVDSGARRVSTGAASAASGASTLAAGASNLSTGASTLSSGVTDYVDGVEQAYTTLKDRIDPGAEQVSQGAGQMSTSVGTATDSYSAGQETLYGAANDLAAGAQAAVSGIGTATDSATAGQQTLYGAVNDYTGGVSTAQAGAGRVADALAGAYQQCVSDHGETDATCQAIAQAAGGLGTREDTAESGTVLGGLNALAASSASVSGAVGQVATGAAQLSSGASSLKSSVGDVASGAQQLASGAAALAGGLGEAGDVYNASTGADATLTGVLAALSAQGDALSAGADTVSGGAGQVATGSDDLSTGLNTLTAGASSLSAGAAQLAAGADSVNSGAQSLRSGAAALSGGLDTLSAGASTAATSSQTLADGVARLSAGANAASVGADNLSGGLGTAYSGSSTLADGATTLSEGLGQLKDGSSNLADGATTLSEGLEDGVDRIPDYTAAQRQTMTDVAADAANVDAVRENPVANNGAGFTPMFMSLALWVGAIALFLVLPALDKRDHGERWYAAAIRPATTAALLAVTQAVVMMVAVNAAGEIRAANLLGLCAMAIAASLTFVAINQACVATLAFRGRFVSIILLSLQITSMGASFPIETTPRFFQWIHPYLPMSYTQLAFRRLIAGGGVDGIYLRTLVVLAVWALAAWAFILLGARLRRGPRPLPADNALAPTAA from the coding sequence ATGAAGAGGCTCAGCGGTTCGCGCATCGCCAACCTGGTCGTGGTACTGGCAGTATCCATAGTCCCGCTGCTGTACGCCGGCCTGCTGACGCTGGCGTACCAGAACCCCACCAACAGGCTCGGCGACATCAAGGCCGCCGTCGTCAACGAGGACACCGCCTACACGGCCACCCTCGCCGACGGGCAGACCGAGACCTTCAACCTCGGCGCCGACCTCACCGACGCCCTCACCCACCCCGACGGCAATGAGAAGGTCGGCTTCACCTGGGAGCAGATGGACGCCGCCACCGCCGAGGCGGACATGAACACGCAGAAGGTCCGCGCCATCCTCTACATACCGGCCGACTTCTCCCAGATCGCCTCCCGCGTCGGCTCCGCCGACCCCTCCGACGCCGTCACCCAGGAGCTCAGGCTCGTCACCGACGACGGCATCAACTACCTGGCCGGCACCATGGCCGCCACCGTCGCCTCCGAGCTGTCCAACCGCCTGGAGCAGCAGGGCGCCGAACGCGTCCTGTCCACCCTGCTGCTGAGCGTCTCCACCATCCGCGAGGGACTCGTAGAGGCCTCCGACGGCGCCACCGCCCTGGCCTCCGGCGCCGCCACCCTCGAATCGGGCACCACCGAGGCCGCCGACGGCGCCGACCGGCTGGCCGACGGGGCCACCACCCTCACCGTCGGCATGAGTGAGCTGGCCTCCGGCGCCGTCACCCTCACCGACGGGCTGACCGCCCTCGCCTCCTCCACTTCCACCGCCGCATCCGGCTCCCAGCAACTGGCCGACGGCGTGGCCCGACTGTCCGCCGGCGCAGCCTCCGCGGCCTCCGGAGCCGGCACGCTGTCCGCCGGCGCGGACACCCTGGCCGACGGCACCTCAACGCTTGCAACGGGCGCCGCCACGGTCGACTCCGGCGCCCGGCGGGTGTCTACCGGTGCGGCGTCGGCCGCCTCCGGTGCGAGCACCCTCGCGGCGGGAGCGTCAAACCTGTCCACGGGCGCCTCCACGCTCTCCTCCGGCGTGACCGACTACGTCGACGGCGTCGAGCAGGCCTACACGACCCTCAAGGACCGGATCGACCCCGGCGCTGAGCAGGTCTCGCAGGGGGCCGGCCAGATGTCCACGAGTGTCGGCACCGCGACCGACTCCTACAGCGCCGGGCAGGAGACGCTCTACGGCGCCGCGAACGACCTGGCTGCGGGCGCCCAGGCCGCCGTCAGCGGGATCGGCACGGCGACCGACTCGGCAACGGCCGGGCAGCAGACCCTGTACGGCGCCGTCAACGACTACACCGGCGGTGTGTCCACCGCCCAGGCCGGCGCCGGCCGGGTCGCCGACGCCCTCGCCGGCGCCTACCAGCAGTGCGTGAGCGACCATGGTGAAACGGACGCGACCTGCCAGGCTATCGCCCAGGCCGCCGGCGGGCTCGGAACCAGAGAGGACACCGCCGAGTCCGGCACCGTGCTCGGAGGCCTCAACGCCCTGGCCGCATCCAGTGCGAGTGTGAGCGGCGCCGTCGGCCAGGTCGCCACAGGGGCCGCGCAGCTCTCGAGCGGCGCCAGCAGCCTGAAGAGCTCGGTCGGAGACGTCGCCTCCGGGGCGCAGCAGCTGGCCTCCGGCGCGGCCGCGCTGGCCGGGGGCCTGGGGGAGGCCGGCGATGTGTACAACGCCTCCACCGGCGCCGACGCCACCCTCACCGGGGTGCTGGCGGCCCTGTCCGCCCAGGGCGACGCACTTTCCGCCGGCGCGGACACCGTCAGCGGAGGCGCCGGCCAGGTCGCCACCGGCTCCGACGACCTGTCTACCGGCCTGAATACCCTGACCGCCGGCGCGTCGAGCCTGTCCGCAGGCGCCGCGCAGCTTGCCGCCGGGGCCGACTCCGTGAACTCCGGCGCCCAGAGCTTGCGCTCCGGCGCCGCCGCCCTGTCCGGCGGCCTCGACACACTATCCGCCGGCGCCTCCACCGCCGCCACATCCTCCCAGACCCTGGCCGACGGCGTGGCCCGCCTGTCCGCCGGCGCCAACGCCGCCTCCGTAGGTGCCGACAACCTGTCCGGCGGCCTGGGCACGGCCTACTCGGGGTCCTCGACGCTGGCCGACGGCGCCACCACCCTCAGCGAGGGCCTGGGACAGCTGAAGGACGGCTCCTCCAACCTGGCCGACGGCGCCACCACCCTCAGCGAGGGCCTGGAGGACGGCGTCGACCGGATTCCCGACTACACCGCGGCCCAGCGCCAGACGATGACCGACGTGGCCGCGGATGCCGCCAACGTGGATGCGGTGCGCGAGAATCCCGTCGCCAACAACGGCGCCGGCTTCACTCCCATGTTCATGAGCCTGGCACTGTGGGTCGGCGCCATTGCCCTGTTCCTGGTGCTGCCCGCCCTGGACAAGCGTGACCACGGTGAGCGCTGGTACGCCGCGGCGATCCGGCCCGCCACGACGGCGGCCCTGCTGGCCGTCACCCAGGCCGTGGTCATGATGGTTGCGGTGAACGCCGCGGGGGAGATCCGCGCCGCCAACCTGCTGGGCCTGTGCGCCATGGCCATCGCAGCCTCGCTGACATTCGTCGCCATCAATCAGGCCTGCGTCGCCACGCTCGCCTTCCGGGGCCGGTTCGTCTCGATCATCCTGCTGAGTTTGCAGATCACCTCCATGGGCGCGAGCTTCCCGATCGAGACCACGCCGCGGTTCTTCCAGTGGATCCACCCCTATCTGCCGATGAGCTACACCCAACTGGCGTTCCGGCGGCTGATCGCCGGTGGCGGGGTGGATGGGATCTACCTGCGGACGCTGGTGGTGCTGGCGGTGTGGGCGCTGGCGGCCTGGGCATTCATCCTGCTGGGTGCCCGGCTGCGCCGCGGCCCGAGGCCGCTGCCGGCCGACAACGCCCTGGCGCCCACTGCGGCGTAA